Proteins from a genomic interval of Sulfurimonas sp. HSL3-2:
- a CDS encoding DUF255 domain-containing protein has translation MKKILLSLILLISALSAAELHVANSFKDSVAKAENSEKPILFIVSRHTCRYCVILEKNTLSNAQVIDRLNKDFITYIAYTDDGDMFPDEYWRPGTPAIWFLDDQGRAISEPLMGAIDAANLLKVLDIVDKRFKKQKKMDKYNYTRSKL, from the coding sequence ATGAAAAAAATACTATTGAGTCTTATACTCTTGATTTCAGCTTTATCTGCAGCTGAACTGCATGTTGCAAACAGTTTTAAAGATTCTGTTGCAAAAGCAGAGAACAGCGAGAAGCCTATTTTGTTTATCGTGTCACGTCATACATGCAGATACTGTGTCATCTTAGAGAAGAACACTCTTTCAAATGCACAGGTCATAGACAGACTTAACAAAGACTTTATAACATACATCGCATATACGGATGACGGTGATATGTTTCCCGATGAATATTGGCGTCCGGGAACACCTGCGATCTGGTTTTTAGATGATCAAGGCAGAGCGATCAGTGAACCGTTAATGGGTGCGATCGATGCAGCAAATCTTTTAAAAGTTCTAGATATAGTAGATAAAAGATTTAAAAAACAAAAGAAGATGGATAAATATAACTATACAAGAAGTAAGTTATAA
- a CDS encoding shikimate kinase yields the protein MKNIILIGFMGVGKGSVAREMVKQADVVAIDTDDIIESMENRTIKKIFATEGEKYFRDIEAKVAKWLEKSVEDTLISTGGGFYKVKNLKKIGTVVFLDSPFDKIYERIINHPKAQNKLKKRPLFQDIDKARELYEERYPQYKNVADITIDVTDKSVEKIVKEILKKVKL from the coding sequence ATGAAAAATATAATATTAATAGGTTTTATGGGTGTGGGCAAGGGCAGTGTAGCTCGCGAGATGGTAAAGCAGGCGGATGTAGTAGCGATAGATACAGATGATATTATAGAGAGTATGGAAAACAGGACGATCAAAAAGATATTCGCGACAGAGGGCGAAAAATATTTTAGAGACATAGAGGCAAAAGTCGCTAAATGGCTTGAGAAAAGCGTGGAAGATACGCTTATTTCAACTGGTGGCGGATTTTATAAAGTCAAAAATCTAAAGAAGATCGGGACTGTCGTTTTTCTTGATTCACCTTTTGATAAGATATATGAACGTATAATAAACCATCCAAAAGCACAGAACAAACTGAAAAAACGTCCGCTTTTTCAAGACATCGACAAAGCAAGAGAGTTGTATGAAGAAAGATACCCGCAATATAAAAATGTTGCTGATATAACAATAGACGTGACAGATAAAAGTGTGGAAAAAATAGTAAAAGAGATCCTAAAAAAGGTTAAGTTATGA
- a CDS encoding cupin domain-containing protein — MKEKLLNILNNTEYPQIGNEFFETVLSHKNVKIELIRSNNVKNGVLYNQKHDEWVVILEGNAILEVEDVRHNLIKGDSLFIKADTPHSVISTDEKTLWLAVHIF, encoded by the coding sequence ATGAAAGAAAAACTCCTGAACATACTTAACAATACAGAGTATCCACAAATAGGAAACGAATTTTTTGAAACGGTCCTATCTCATAAAAATGTCAAAATCGAACTTATACGATCAAACAACGTAAAAAACGGTGTTTTATATAATCAAAAGCATGATGAATGGGTCGTTATCTTAGAGGGAAATGCTATATTGGAAGTTGAAGATGTCAGACATAACCTGATTAAGGGAGACTCTCTGTTTATAAAAGCAGATACGCCCCATAGCGTCATCTCAACCGATGAGAAGACACTATGGCTGGCAGTGCATATATTCTAG
- a CDS encoding methyl-accepting chemotaxis protein — protein MYYYLSETFNEFSNKTAQKSLHMLSDSVFQTLSRSMLAGDPAVVEETLKESQKLIKGIDDISVAKSKNVIELFGLESKFTTDPLVADIFKTRTSNIIESRNGHHTIRLLKPLIAQKSCLECHVNINEGEVLGVMDMTVSLAENDKEINHTKMTLLIYLVVACIAFVSLVMLFFSKAVINPLENLGCRAHSLVEGDKDLTKRINVSGKDEFAYAASSVNSFIEVVQDTINEVKNLGKQNIDIAKNMSSQADLINKSISSERDIVNQTTQKTGSIKDILNRSIDVTKETQEHISSANTELLTAKDALSHLVGRVDEYMEVETELASQLGGLKNDADQVKEVLDIIKDIADQTNLLALNAAIEAARAGEHGRGFAVVADEVRKLAERTQKSLMQIEISVGTIVQSINDVSDSMGQNASNLSALTEISSDVEGKINTTSEAMNFSIEVADKSFEDTQEIVRNIEWIIEKINKIDEFSKQNENSVNQIDAESTKLLEVANSLKSRIDEFRS, from the coding sequence ATGTATTATTACCTCTCAGAGACGTTTAATGAGTTTTCAAATAAGACTGCTCAGAAGTCACTTCATATGCTTAGTGATTCTGTGTTTCAAACACTTTCAAGAAGTATGCTTGCGGGTGATCCGGCAGTAGTCGAAGAGACTTTAAAAGAGTCTCAAAAGTTGATCAAAGGTATTGACGATATCAGTGTCGCTAAATCTAAAAACGTAATCGAACTTTTTGGCCTTGAGAGCAAGTTTACTACGGATCCTTTAGTAGCCGACATATTTAAAACAAGAACAAGCAATATCATTGAATCAAGAAACGGCCATCATACTATAAGATTGTTAAAACCTTTGATCGCTCAAAAAAGCTGTCTGGAATGTCACGTCAACATAAATGAGGGTGAAGTTTTAGGTGTTATGGATATGACCGTATCACTCGCTGAAAATGATAAAGAGATCAATCATACGAAGATGACTCTTCTTATCTATTTAGTCGTAGCATGTATCGCTTTTGTTTCACTGGTCATGCTGTTCTTCTCAAAAGCTGTTATCAACCCTTTGGAAAACCTGGGTTGCCGTGCACACTCTTTAGTCGAGGGCGACAAAGATTTGACAAAACGTATCAATGTATCGGGCAAAGATGAGTTTGCATATGCCGCTTCATCGGTCAATAGTTTCATCGAAGTTGTACAAGATACGATCAATGAAGTGAAAAACTTAGGCAAGCAAAATATTGATATCGCAAAAAACATGTCAAGCCAAGCCGATCTTATAAATAAAAGTATCTCTAGTGAAAGAGATATCGTTAATCAGACAACACAAAAAACAGGTTCGATAAAAGATATATTAAACAGATCGATAGATGTGACAAAAGAGACACAAGAACATATATCATCGGCAAATACAGAGCTGTTGACTGCTAAAGACGCGCTTAGCCATCTTGTAGGCAGAGTCGATGAGTATATGGAAGTAGAGACTGAACTCGCTTCTCAATTAGGCGGACTTAAAAATGATGCAGATCAGGTAAAAGAGGTCTTGGATATCATTAAAGACATCGCAGATCAGACAAACCTTTTAGCACTTAATGCCGCGATAGAAGCGGCGCGTGCAGGTGAACACGGACGTGGTTTCGCAGTCGTTGCAGACGAAGTAAGAAAACTTGCTGAACGTACTCAAAAAAGTCTTATGCAGATCGAGATCAGTGTCGGAACGATCGTTCAGTCGATCAACGATGTGAGTGACTCAATGGGGCAGAATGCTTCAAACCTTTCTGCACTTACAGAGATATCGTCTGATGTAGAAGGTAAGATCAATACGACTTCTGAAGCGATGAACTTCTCGATAGAAGTCGCTGATAAGTCTTTTGAAGATACTCAGGAGATCGTTAGAAACATAGAGTGGATCATTGAGAAGATAAATAAGATCGATGAGTTCTCAAAACAAAATGAAAATAGCGTGAATCAAATAGATGCAGAGTCTACAAAACTTTTAGAGGTGGCAAACTCGCTTAAATCTAGAATCGATGAGTTTAGAAGCTAG
- the fbaA gene encoding class II fructose-bisphosphate aldolase: MSKRILDLVKPGVLSGDDVSLVYKTAKMIGFAIPAVNVVGTDSINGVLEAAKLVNSPVIIQFSNGGASYYAGKGLSNENEKAAIVGAISGAKHVHLMAEAYGIPVILHTDHAARGLLPWIDALLDASEEHYKETGKPLFSSHMLDLSEEPIEQNIATCKEYLARMDKIGMTLEIELGVTGGEEDGVDNSHIDNALLYTQPEEVAYAYEELSSISDRFTIAASFGNVHGVYKPGNVVLTPKILDNSQKYIQDKYNTDEKPVNFVFHGGSGSTLEEIREAISYGVIKMNIDTDTQWATWIGVKEYAEKYHDYLQGQIGNPEGDEKPNKKYYDPRKWLRAGQVTLVERVKVAFSDLNGLDRN; encoded by the coding sequence ATGAGTAAACGCATTCTTGATTTAGTAAAACCCGGTGTATTGTCTGGTGATGACGTTAGTTTAGTATATAAAACAGCAAAAATGATCGGATTTGCTATCCCTGCAGTCAATGTTGTAGGAACAGACTCGATTAACGGTGTTTTAGAAGCTGCAAAGCTAGTCAATTCACCTGTTATTATTCAATTTTCAAACGGTGGCGCCAGCTACTATGCAGGCAAAGGCCTAAGTAACGAAAATGAAAAAGCGGCTATCGTCGGAGCGATATCTGGTGCAAAACATGTGCACCTGATGGCTGAAGCTTACGGTATCCCTGTAATTCTTCATACAGACCACGCAGCTCGTGGACTTCTACCATGGATCGATGCACTTTTAGATGCTAGTGAAGAGCATTATAAAGAGACTGGAAAGCCGCTTTTCAGCTCACATATGCTTGATCTTTCAGAAGAACCGATAGAGCAGAATATCGCTACATGTAAAGAGTACTTGGCTCGTATGGATAAGATCGGAATGACTCTGGAGATAGAGTTGGGCGTTACGGGCGGTGAAGAAGACGGCGTCGATAATTCACATATCGACAACGCACTTCTTTACACACAGCCTGAAGAGGTAGCATATGCTTATGAAGAACTTTCTTCAATAAGTGACAGATTTACCATCGCTGCTTCATTTGGAAATGTTCACGGTGTCTATAAACCGGGGAACGTAGTACTTACTCCAAAGATATTAGATAACTCACAAAAATATATTCAAGACAAATACAATACGGATGAAAAACCCGTAAACTTTGTATTTCACGGCGGAAGCGGTTCTACACTTGAAGAGATCCGTGAGGCTATCAGTTACGGTGTTATTAAGATGAATATCGATACAGATACTCAGTGGGCGACATGGATAGGTGTCAAAGAGTATGCTGAAAAGTATCATGATTATCTGCAAGGGCAGATCGGAAACCCTGAAGGTGACGAGAAACCGAATAAAAAATACTATGATCCGAGAAAATGGTTAAGAGCGGGACAAGTAACACTTGTCGAGCGTGTAAAAGTCGCTTTCAGTGATCTTAACGGATTAGATAGAAACTAA
- a CDS encoding 1-aminocyclopropane-1-carboxylate deaminase, with translation MYRLNNTKNFLSSIEKIFLDGRSFYVKRDDLIDPYLSGNKYRKLYALINTPKERFNKIISYGGTQSNAMLAIAALCKEKGWIFEYYTKPLHVKENPNSNYATAIKLGMIHKELELELYKDFVASLMLNLDEKTFVLHQGGADKSAKEGIEELAREIRESGLHVRSIATPSGTGTTALYLALALPEYKVYTTPAIGDKKYLLEQMSALEKVPDNLIILESEKKYHFAKPYKEFIEIYEKLKKSGIEFDLVYAPKLWKMILEQTDEEILYIHSGGTTGNASMLDRYRYKGLVSI, from the coding sequence TTGTACCGTCTAAATAATACTAAAAATTTTTTATCGTCCATTGAGAAGATCTTTCTCGATGGACGTTCCTTCTACGTCAAAAGAGATGACCTCATAGATCCGTATTTAAGCGGAAACAAATACCGAAAACTTTATGCTCTTATCAACACACCAAAAGAGAGATTTAACAAAATCATATCTTACGGCGGTACACAGTCGAATGCTATGCTCGCAATTGCAGCACTGTGTAAAGAAAAAGGCTGGATATTTGAGTACTACACAAAACCTTTACATGTAAAAGAAAATCCAAACTCTAATTATGCGACAGCTATAAAACTGGGAATGATCCATAAAGAACTTGAACTGGAACTATATAAAGATTTTGTAGCATCCCTTATGCTGAATCTTGATGAAAAGACATTTGTTTTGCATCAGGGCGGTGCGGATAAAAGTGCGAAAGAGGGCATAGAAGAGTTGGCTCGCGAGATACGAGAATCGGGCTTACATGTAAGAAGCATAGCGACACCTTCAGGAACAGGCACAACTGCACTGTATCTAGCCCTTGCTTTACCGGAGTATAAAGTATATACGACACCTGCAATAGGGGATAAAAAGTACCTTTTAGAACAGATGTCGGCACTTGAAAAAGTACCGGATAACCTGATCATACTTGAATCTGAAAAGAAATATCATTTTGCAAAACCGTATAAAGAGTTTATAGAGATATATGAAAAGCTAAAAAAGAGCGGTATAGAGTTTGACTTGGTGTATGCACCTAAACTTTGGAAGATGATCTTAGAACAGACCGATGAAGAGATACTTTACATTCACAGTGGCGGAACCACCGGAAATGCAAGTATGTTAGATAGATATAGGTATAAAGGATTAGTTTCTATCTAA
- a CDS encoding peptidyl-prolyl cis-trans isomerase — MNIAQKVLTTVALVATTLSANTLVTVNGKAITSDEVNEALMQATQGRFKSLPEDKQQQLGQRILQEMVMQEVVYNDAKKLGIDKSKEFKDELAKVTEQIKKRLAVQLWQKRVADKITVSEKEIKDYYNKNKSEFQEKERVHAYHILVKTEDEAKKLIGELKFLKGADLESKFFDLAKANSTGPSAPKGGDLGTFTQGQMVPAFDKAVFSMDVGTITTTPVKSEFGYHIIYLKDKKPARTLSLDEVKKFIEQRLKMDKFKTVVQAKMQELQKSAKIVPSK, encoded by the coding sequence ATGAATATAGCACAAAAAGTTTTAACGACAGTCGCTTTAGTTGCGACTACTTTAAGCGCAAATACACTTGTAACGGTAAACGGTAAAGCGATCACTTCTGATGAAGTAAATGAAGCTTTAATGCAGGCGACTCAAGGAAGATTTAAATCATTGCCTGAAGATAAACAGCAGCAGCTCGGTCAGCGTATTCTTCAAGAGATGGTAATGCAGGAAGTCGTGTATAACGATGCTAAAAAACTTGGAATCGACAAGAGCAAAGAGTTTAAAGATGAGCTTGCAAAAGTCACAGAACAGATCAAAAAAAGATTAGCTGTACAGTTATGGCAAAAAAGAGTAGCTGATAAGATCACAGTCAGTGAAAAAGAGATAAAAGATTATTATAATAAAAACAAATCTGAGTTTCAAGAAAAAGAGCGTGTGCATGCTTACCATATCCTAGTGAAAACAGAGGATGAAGCAAAGAAACTTATCGGTGAATTGAAGTTCTTAAAAGGTGCTGATCTGGAAAGTAAGTTCTTTGACCTTGCAAAAGCAAACTCAACAGGACCGTCTGCACCAAAAGGCGGTGATCTAGGTACATTTACTCAAGGTCAAATGGTCCCTGCATTTGATAAAGCAGTATTTAGTATGGATGTTGGAACAATTACGACTACGCCGGTAAAAAGTGAGTTTGGATATCATATTATCTACTTAAAAGACAAAAAACCGGCTCGTACTCTTTCACTTGATGAAGTCAAAAAGTTTATTGAGCAACGTTTGAAAATGGATAAATTCAAAACTGTCGTTCAAGCGAAGATGCAAGAACTACAAAAATCTGCAAAAATTGTACCGTCTAAATAA
- a CDS encoding response regulator, whose protein sequence is MQGFTKVLEQFPEHAEIIIAFAKLEKHLFFILDDNGELLGCNYSTYEALGFATYDEFLEYYGDMDKLVEPKEGCVDVRVDGWIRTLEEGQDHCIDIKNKSGEVIPCTLRLQSFALNNVVLHLILLENQFIIERAKKAHAYFENFKKQFLKNISHEFRTPMNSIIGYTELLKDSNLDNSQREYVHNIDNSSRMMMDNIENLLDLMQIESGSVEAKNESFFPFVEFERLFSEYCTIAGNNKQQIFFLIDPHIPKEMTGDFYKIKRVLTNLISNAMKYSKSKDGKIIVELKARYNKENVQIEYSVSDNGIGISQDKLKTILRPFAAVHEKQRVAESGVGIGLNLSHKLLNILGTKLKVKSQLGKGSRFYFEVIHKIVEKTPYEFVAKSKVAVWAEEHGSSIQLKVLEEYLKKFEVEVVEIDGLAHKELDSSIALFILTDYISNSRINSIKTHYKNLQIVQVCSKESKQRCEAVMDEIDGFVILPLLPQKLYDVLNVLWKKAPSDKLKHTTFKDMTPTLVTAKILIAEDNEINQRLLKTILENQNYDVSTADNGQIAVDMFLKENFDLVLMDIDMPIMDGIVATRLIKEYDKKRKVFTPVIALTAHALSGDRERILNAGLDAHLAKPIDREFLLKVIDRYLSEKLTNKTNLDNFV, encoded by the coding sequence ATGCAAGGGTTTACAAAAGTATTAGAACAGTTTCCGGAACATGCTGAGATAATAATCGCGTTTGCAAAACTTGAAAAACATCTCTTCTTTATATTGGACGATAATGGAGAACTTCTAGGCTGTAACTACTCCACATATGAAGCTCTCGGGTTTGCGACTTATGATGAGTTCTTAGAGTACTATGGCGATATGGATAAGCTTGTAGAACCGAAAGAGGGATGTGTAGATGTCAGAGTCGACGGTTGGATAAGAACTTTAGAAGAGGGGCAAGACCACTGCATCGATATCAAGAACAAATCCGGAGAGGTCATCCCGTGTACTCTTAGACTGCAAAGTTTTGCACTCAACAATGTCGTACTGCACCTGATCTTACTGGAAAATCAGTTTATCATCGAAAGAGCAAAAAAAGCTCATGCATACTTTGAAAACTTTAAAAAGCAGTTTTTAAAGAATATCTCTCATGAGTTTAGAACACCTATGAACAGTATCATAGGCTACACTGAACTTTTAAAAGACTCTAATCTAGATAACTCTCAAAGAGAATATGTCCACAACATAGATAACAGTTCTCGTATGATGATGGACAATATAGAAAACCTTTTGGATCTCATGCAGATCGAAAGCGGTTCTGTAGAAGCGAAAAACGAATCATTCTTTCCGTTTGTAGAGTTTGAAAGACTCTTTAGCGAGTATTGCACAATAGCAGGGAACAACAAGCAGCAGATATTCTTTTTGATCGATCCGCATATTCCAAAAGAGATGACGGGAGATTTCTATAAGATAAAAAGAGTACTTACAAACCTTATATCAAATGCAATGAAATATTCAAAAAGCAAAGACGGCAAGATCATTGTAGAGTTAAAAGCAAGATATAACAAAGAGAATGTACAGATAGAGTACTCTGTCAGTGACAACGGTATAGGGATCTCGCAGGATAAACTCAAGACTATTTTAAGACCTTTTGCAGCAGTCCATGAAAAACAAAGAGTAGCAGAAAGCGGTGTGGGCATAGGTCTAAATCTATCTCATAAACTTTTAAATATTTTAGGTACGAAGTTAAAAGTAAAAAGCCAGCTTGGTAAAGGCAGCCGTTTTTATTTTGAAGTGATCCACAAGATCGTTGAAAAGACTCCGTATGAGTTTGTTGCAAAAAGCAAGGTCGCAGTCTGGGCAGAGGAACACGGTTCATCTATTCAACTGAAAGTTTTAGAAGAGTACCTGAAAAAGTTTGAAGTGGAGGTTGTCGAGATCGACGGTCTGGCGCATAAAGAGTTAGATAGTTCGATCGCATTGTTTATCTTGACCGATTATATCAGCAACTCTCGTATCAATTCTATTAAGACACACTATAAAAACTTGCAGATAGTCCAGGTGTGCAGTAAAGAGTCAAAACAGAGATGTGAAGCGGTTATGGATGAGATAGACGGGTTTGTCATACTCCCGTTATTGCCTCAAAAACTGTATGATGTTTTAAATGTCTTATGGAAAAAAGCACCGTCAGATAAGTTGAAACACACTACATTCAAGGATATGACTCCGACTTTAGTGACGGCAAAAATACTGATTGCGGAAGATAATGAGATCAATCAAAGACTTTTAAAAACGATTCTTGAAAACCAGAACTATGACGTATCAACGGCAGATAACGGTCAGATCGCGGTAGATATGTTTTTAAAAGAGAATTTTGATCTGGTACTGATGGATATCGATATGCCGATAATGGACGGTATCGTAGCGACCAGACTGATAAAAGAGTATGATAAAAAAAGAAAAGTGTTTACTCCTGTTATCGCTTTAACGGCTCATGCATTGTCGGGGGATAGGGAAAGAATCTTAAATGCCGGACTTGATGCTCACTTGGCAAAACCAATAGACAGAGAGTTTTTACTTAAGGTGATCGACAGATATTTAAGCGAAAAGTTAACAAATAAAACTAATTTGGATAATTTTGTTTAA
- a CDS encoding response regulator, with the protein MSVFSFFSKLFSKDEEGNSASSFLEEQEVVNKHLFYKLLDLNDSAILFFSKKNGYIGANSSFLKIFGFEHIDDFRDDYDSIRELFTSESEEIFTEDDKSWMDYIRIHNKEGYQVEAKSKDGKTLDFMVKNTIFKETGQELYILELKNITDLENAKAKADEIEALKTKILSNIGHEFRTPMNGILGFLYLLEKTSPTPKQMEYLKMTNNSAKSLMSNIETLLDLAQMQSGRLTVSKAEFSLAHDMQDIAKYFTEDGVDKGINVSFFIDPKLPETMEGDIHKIRQIINNLVQNAIKFTPRGGKVIVEVKLLKKLLHGACSVGFSVKDNGKGISANRLSEITQPFISSDQPDQRLGVGLSLSYGLVHLLGGELKIQSEEGRGSIFNFSLDFAKYSGQSFKMVVQKNVKVLLLDESKIDDANLLTSYLRSFSVGVTKVNSIDKNIYDDIDALYIVASQDKSSWLMELGTHNKKVPVIYMLDINEKLQTKMTHIVDNVIVKPLLPLTVSEHLDKVFLQEQTEKHAPKQMRLDIQALVVEDNLINQRLIKILLQEYNIRVVTASNGQEAVDICNNKDFDIVFMDIDMPVKDGVMATREIKEHLRSNGHTMPIIAVTALAMEGDRERLLAEGLDDYLSKPLTRNKLDLILNKYLSEMMV; encoded by the coding sequence ATGTCTGTTTTTAGTTTTTTTTCAAAACTTTTTAGCAAAGATGAAGAGGGTAATTCAGCTTCAAGTTTCTTGGAAGAACAAGAGGTTGTTAACAAACACCTCTTTTATAAACTTTTAGATCTTAATGATTCGGCTATCCTTTTTTTCAGTAAGAAAAATGGATATATCGGTGCCAATAGCTCTTTCTTGAAAATTTTCGGATTCGAACATATTGATGATTTTAGAGATGACTACGACAGTATTAGAGAACTTTTTACCTCTGAATCAGAAGAGATCTTTACCGAAGACGACAAAAGCTGGATGGACTATATCCGTATCCATAATAAAGAGGGTTATCAGGTAGAAGCAAAGTCTAAAGATGGAAAAACTTTAGACTTTATGGTGAAAAATACAATTTTTAAAGAAACGGGACAAGAACTTTATATCCTTGAATTGAAAAATATTACCGATCTTGAAAATGCTAAAGCAAAAGCCGATGAGATCGAAGCCTTAAAGACAAAGATCCTGTCAAATATCGGACATGAGTTCCGTACGCCGATGAACGGTATACTTGGATTTTTATATCTTTTAGAGAAGACAAGTCCTACGCCAAAGCAGATGGAATATCTGAAGATGACGAATAACTCCGCAAAAAGTCTGATGTCAAATATAGAGACACTGCTTGATCTTGCTCAGATGCAAAGCGGCAGATTGACTGTCAGTAAAGCAGAGTTTTCACTAGCTCACGATATGCAGGATATTGCAAAATATTTTACAGAAGACGGAGTAGATAAGGGTATCAATGTCAGTTTCTTTATAGATCCGAAACTGCCGGAGACAATGGAAGGCGATATTCACAAGATAAGACAGATCATCAACAACTTGGTACAAAATGCGATAAAATTTACGCCTAGAGGCGGAAAAGTCATTGTTGAGGTGAAACTACTGAAAAAGCTTTTACACGGAGCCTGCAGTGTAGGTTTTAGTGTAAAAGACAACGGGAAGGGGATCTCTGCAAACAGACTTTCAGAGATCACACAGCCGTTTATATCTTCAGACCAGCCAGATCAAAGACTGGGAGTAGGGCTTAGCCTCTCTTACGGGTTGGTACATCTTTTAGGCGGAGAGCTTAAGATACAAAGTGAAGAGGGAAGAGGATCGATATTTAACTTTTCACTGGACTTTGCTAAATACAGCGGACAGTCATTTAAAATGGTTGTTCAGAAAAATGTGAAAGTACTGCTTTTAGATGAGTCTAAAATTGATGATGCAAACCTTTTGACATCTTATTTGAGATCTTTCTCTGTGGGAGTGACAAAAGTCAACAGTATCGATAAAAATATCTATGATGATATCGATGCACTATATATAGTGGCATCACAAGATAAATCTTCTTGGCTGATGGAACTGGGAACGCATAACAAAAAAGTCCCGGTTATATATATGCTTGATATCAATGAAAAATTACAGACGAAGATGACGCATATCGTAGATAATGTCATTGTAAAACCGTTACTGCCATTAACTGTATCAGAACATCTTGATAAGGTCTTTTTGCAAGAGCAAACAGAGAAACATGCTCCAAAACAGATGCGACTCGATATTCAGGCTTTAGTCGTTGAAGATAATCTTATCAATCAAAGACTGATAAAGATATTGCTGCAGGAGTATAATATCCGTGTTGTGACTGCATCAAACGGACAGGAAGCGGTCGATATCTGTAATAATAAGGACTTCGATATCGTCTTTATGGATATCGATATGCCTGTAAAAGACGGCGTTATGGCAACAAGAGAGATCAAAGAACATCTGCGAAGCAATGGGCATACTATGCCGATCATCGCAGTCACCGCTTTAGCTATGGAAGGCGACAGAGAGAGACTGCTAGCTGAAGGTCTTGATGACTATCTGTCAAAACCTCTGACTCGTAATAAACTTGATCTTATCTTGAATAAGTATTTATCTGAAATGATGGTGTAA
- the nth gene encoding endonuclease III, which produces MKLATKKEIQEIHKIFIEHYSDAVTELHYSNAYELVIAVALSAQCTDKRVNLITPELFRKYPDVYALADADIDDVKKLINSCSFFNNKAVNIVNMAKRVVEVYNGEIPLNEKDLVTLAGVGQKTANVVMIEYTGANLMAVDTHVFRVSHRLGLSKDDTALKTEATLVKKFKNDLHALHQGMVLFGRYICTAKNPKCDTECFLKEFCKTTESFKAK; this is translated from the coding sequence ATGAAACTAGCAACTAAAAAAGAGATTCAAGAGATACATAAAATCTTCATAGAACATTACAGCGATGCCGTTACTGAACTCCACTACAGCAATGCTTATGAGCTTGTGATCGCCGTGGCACTCTCGGCACAATGTACCGACAAAAGAGTAAACCTGATAACACCGGAACTCTTTAGGAAGTACCCTGATGTATATGCTCTTGCAGATGCTGATATCGACGATGTAAAAAAACTGATAAACAGTTGTTCATTTTTCAACAACAAAGCCGTCAACATCGTAAATATGGCTAAACGGGTCGTCGAAGTATACAACGGAGAGATTCCGCTCAATGAAAAAGATCTTGTGACACTTGCAGGAGTCGGTCAAAAGACCGCCAACGTAGTTATGATAGAGTACACCGGTGCAAATCTGATGGCTGTGGATACACATGTCTTTAGAGTATCTCACAGATTAGGTCTCAGTAAGGACGATACTGCATTAAAGACTGAAGCGACTCTCGTTAAAAAATTTAAAAACGATCTGCATGCACTTCATCAAGGGATGGTCTTGTTCGGAAGATATATCTGCACGGCAAAAAATCCAAAGTGCGATACCGAGTGCTTTTTAAAAGAGTTTTGCAAGACTACAGAGAGTTTTAAAGCTAAATAA